Proteins from a genomic interval of Lycium ferocissimum isolate CSIRO_LF1 unplaced genomic scaffold, AGI_CSIRO_Lferr_CH_V1 ctg5995, whole genome shotgun sequence:
- the LOC132045081 gene encoding psbP-like protein 1, chloroplastic isoform X3, whose product MVSLQKFPSVHHAYLLNASPQQGLFRINPNRRGPGFLIRSEQVSEVPISSCQDRPGRRQFLATGSTIAPLLLISYQTPTSFAAESKKGFLPVTDKKDGYSFFYPFGWQEVVVDGQDKVFKDVIEPLESVSVNVIPTIKQDIRDFGSPQQVAETLIKKFLASPSQKTKVIEASEHDVEGKTYYTFEFTAQAPNFTRHALAAVCIGNGMALIMVYLT is encoded by the exons ATGGTGTCTTTGCAAAAGTTTCCATCAGTACATCATGCATACTTATTAAATGCATCCCCTCAG CAGGGATTGTTTAGGATCAACCCCAACCGAAGAGGTCCTGGCTTTCTTATCAGATCAGAACAAGTGTCTGAAGTTCCGATTTCCTCTTGCCAAG ATAGACCTGGAAGACGTCAATTTCTTGCCACGGGATCAACAATTGCCCCTTTGTTGCTAATCTCTTATCAGACACCAACATCAT TTGCTGCAGAATCTAAGAAGGGATTTCTGCCCGTCACAGACAAGAAAGACGGATACTCCTTCTTCTATCCTTTTGGGTGGCAG GAGGTAGTTGTCGACGGTCAAGATAAGGTTTTCAAAGATGTTATTGAACCACTAGAAAGTGTCAGTGTAAATGTGATACCCACCATCAAACAAGATATTCGAGATTTTGGTTCACCACAACAG GTTGCTGAAACTTTAATAAAAAAGTTTTTAGCATCACCTTCTCAAAAGACAAAAGTGATTGAAGCATCAGAG CATGACGTTGAAGGGAAAACTTATTACACATTCGAATTTACTGCACAAGCCCCAAATTTTACTCGCCACGCCCTCGCTGCAGTCTGCATTGGCAATGGTATGGCACTAATTATGGTTTACTTGACATGA
- the LOC132045081 gene encoding psbP-like protein 1, chloroplastic isoform X4, with the protein MVSLQKFPSVHHAYLLNASPQQGLFRINPNRRGPGFLIRSEQVSEVPISSCQDRPGRRQFLATGSTIAPLLLISYQTPTSFAAESKKGFLPVTDKKDGYSFFYPFGWQEVVVDGQDKVFKDVIEPLESVSVNVIPTIKQDIRDFGSPQQVAETLIKKFLASPSQKTKVIEASEESSIH; encoded by the exons ATGGTGTCTTTGCAAAAGTTTCCATCAGTACATCATGCATACTTATTAAATGCATCCCCTCAG CAGGGATTGTTTAGGATCAACCCCAACCGAAGAGGTCCTGGCTTTCTTATCAGATCAGAACAAGTGTCTGAAGTTCCGATTTCCTCTTGCCAAG ATAGACCTGGAAGACGTCAATTTCTTGCCACGGGATCAACAATTGCCCCTTTGTTGCTAATCTCTTATCAGACACCAACATCAT TTGCTGCAGAATCTAAGAAGGGATTTCTGCCCGTCACAGACAAGAAAGACGGATACTCCTTCTTCTATCCTTTTGGGTGGCAG GAGGTAGTTGTCGACGGTCAAGATAAGGTTTTCAAAGATGTTATTGAACCACTAGAAAGTGTCAGTGTAAATGTGATACCCACCATCAAACAAGATATTCGAGATTTTGGTTCACCACAACAG GTTGCTGAAACTTTAATAAAAAAGTTTTTAGCATCACCTTCTCAAAAGACAAAAGTGATTGAAGCATCAGAG GAAAGTTCTATACATTGA
- the LOC132045081 gene encoding psbP-like protein 1, chloroplastic isoform X1, with protein MVSLQKFPSVHHAYLLNASPQQGLFRINPNRRGPGFLIRSEQVSEVPISSCQDRPGRRQFLATGSTIAPLLLISYQTPTSFAAESKKGFLPVTDKKDGYSFFYPFGWQEVVVDGQDKVFKDVIEPLESVSVNVIPTIKQDIRDFGSPQQVAETLIKKFLASPSQKTKVIEASEHDVEGKTYYTFEFTAQAPNFTRHALAAVCIGNGKFYTLTTGANERRWGKMKDRLRTVVDSFQIFNV; from the exons ATGGTGTCTTTGCAAAAGTTTCCATCAGTACATCATGCATACTTATTAAATGCATCCCCTCAG CAGGGATTGTTTAGGATCAACCCCAACCGAAGAGGTCCTGGCTTTCTTATCAGATCAGAACAAGTGTCTGAAGTTCCGATTTCCTCTTGCCAAG ATAGACCTGGAAGACGTCAATTTCTTGCCACGGGATCAACAATTGCCCCTTTGTTGCTAATCTCTTATCAGACACCAACATCAT TTGCTGCAGAATCTAAGAAGGGATTTCTGCCCGTCACAGACAAGAAAGACGGATACTCCTTCTTCTATCCTTTTGGGTGGCAG GAGGTAGTTGTCGACGGTCAAGATAAGGTTTTCAAAGATGTTATTGAACCACTAGAAAGTGTCAGTGTAAATGTGATACCCACCATCAAACAAGATATTCGAGATTTTGGTTCACCACAACAG GTTGCTGAAACTTTAATAAAAAAGTTTTTAGCATCACCTTCTCAAAAGACAAAAGTGATTGAAGCATCAGAG CATGACGTTGAAGGGAAAACTTATTACACATTCGAATTTACTGCACAAGCCCCAAATTTTACTCGCCACGCCCTCGCTGCAGTCTGCATTGGCAATG GAAAGTTCTATACATTGACAACTGGGGCAAATGAGAGGAGATGGGGGAAGATGAAAGACAGATTACGTACCGTAGTCGATTCCTTCCAAATTTTCAATGTTTAA
- the LOC132045081 gene encoding psbP-like protein 1, chloroplastic isoform X2 produces MVSLQKFPSVHHAYLLNASPQGLFRINPNRRGPGFLIRSEQVSEVPISSCQDRPGRRQFLATGSTIAPLLLISYQTPTSFAAESKKGFLPVTDKKDGYSFFYPFGWQEVVVDGQDKVFKDVIEPLESVSVNVIPTIKQDIRDFGSPQQVAETLIKKFLASPSQKTKVIEASEHDVEGKTYYTFEFTAQAPNFTRHALAAVCIGNGKFYTLTTGANERRWGKMKDRLRTVVDSFQIFNV; encoded by the exons ATGGTGTCTTTGCAAAAGTTTCCATCAGTACATCATGCATACTTATTAAATGCATCCCCTCAG GGATTGTTTAGGATCAACCCCAACCGAAGAGGTCCTGGCTTTCTTATCAGATCAGAACAAGTGTCTGAAGTTCCGATTTCCTCTTGCCAAG ATAGACCTGGAAGACGTCAATTTCTTGCCACGGGATCAACAATTGCCCCTTTGTTGCTAATCTCTTATCAGACACCAACATCAT TTGCTGCAGAATCTAAGAAGGGATTTCTGCCCGTCACAGACAAGAAAGACGGATACTCCTTCTTCTATCCTTTTGGGTGGCAG GAGGTAGTTGTCGACGGTCAAGATAAGGTTTTCAAAGATGTTATTGAACCACTAGAAAGTGTCAGTGTAAATGTGATACCCACCATCAAACAAGATATTCGAGATTTTGGTTCACCACAACAG GTTGCTGAAACTTTAATAAAAAAGTTTTTAGCATCACCTTCTCAAAAGACAAAAGTGATTGAAGCATCAGAG CATGACGTTGAAGGGAAAACTTATTACACATTCGAATTTACTGCACAAGCCCCAAATTTTACTCGCCACGCCCTCGCTGCAGTCTGCATTGGCAATG GAAAGTTCTATACATTGACAACTGGGGCAAATGAGAGGAGATGGGGGAAGATGAAAGACAGATTACGTACCGTAGTCGATTCCTTCCAAATTTTCAATGTTTAA